One Flavobacterium sp. 90 DNA segment encodes these proteins:
- a CDS encoding efflux RND transporter periplasmic adaptor subunit has product MKNIVKNLTAKDAIPMAIGTQSLISLRALRFFAFACLAVISFASCNEKKTEEAPEEEKSQTEVALNESQYKTVGIETGIVEDRNLNKIIKANGYTTVPPQNSAEVSTLIGGTVKDIFVLEGTFVNKGKVLATIQNLEVIEMQEDYHSATANIEYLQLEYNRQKTLSDENVNPRKVFQEVKSKLAAERARAQAAKNKLDALNVSTKGSTSLVPIVAPISGYVGNIKIAKGAFAQSGVTLFEVVDNTQMHLDLNVYEKDLGSISVGQVIDFVLTNQSNKSIKGKIFGINKSFSNESKTVAVHAKIDPADAKGLIPGMYVSANINITNTTVPALPKDAVVRNADKYFVFVQEEDHADKHEEKATEKGTPHEKEIHFKAIEVVPGTTDLGFTEVKFVDKIASDAKIVTKGAFYLLSALKGGGEHEH; this is encoded by the coding sequence ATGAAAAATATAGTTAAAAACTTAACCGCAAAGGACGCAATCCCGATGGCTATCGGGACGCAAAGTTTAATTTCCTTGCGTGCATTGCGCTTTTTTGCCTTTGCGTGCCTTGCGGTTATATCCTTCGCATCCTGCAATGAAAAGAAAACCGAAGAAGCTCCGGAAGAAGAAAAATCGCAAACAGAAGTTGCATTAAACGAATCTCAATATAAAACCGTTGGGATTGAAACTGGAATTGTAGAAGACCGAAACCTGAACAAGATCATAAAAGCAAATGGTTATACAACAGTTCCGCCGCAAAATTCTGCCGAAGTTTCTACTTTAATAGGAGGAACAGTAAAAGATATTTTTGTTTTGGAAGGCACTTTTGTAAACAAAGGCAAAGTTCTGGCGACAATTCAGAATCTTGAAGTAATCGAAATGCAGGAAGATTATCATTCGGCTACAGCCAATATCGAATATTTGCAATTAGAGTACAATCGTCAGAAGACATTGAGTGATGAGAATGTGAATCCGAGAAAAGTTTTTCAGGAAGTAAAATCAAAATTGGCTGCAGAAAGAGCGAGAGCGCAAGCAGCAAAGAATAAATTAGACGCTTTGAATGTGAGTACAAAAGGCAGTACTTCGTTAGTGCCAATAGTAGCGCCAATCAGCGGTTATGTTGGGAATATAAAAATTGCAAAAGGAGCGTTCGCACAAAGCGGAGTAACATTGTTTGAAGTGGTTGATAATACTCAGATGCATCTTGATTTGAATGTTTATGAGAAAGATTTAGGTTCGATTTCGGTAGGGCAAGTAATTGATTTTGTATTGACAAATCAGTCTAATAAATCTATTAAAGGAAAGATATTCGGAATCAATAAATCATTTTCTAACGAAAGTAAAACCGTTGCTGTTCACGCCAAAATTGATCCGGCTGATGCCAAAGGATTAATCCCGGGAATGTACGTTTCGGCAAACATCAACATTACAAATACGACGGTTCCGGCTTTACCAAAAGATGCCGTTGTGCGAAATGCAGATAAGTATTTTGTTTTTGTTCAGGAAGAAGACCATGCTGATAAACACGAGGAAAAGGCAACCGAAAAAGGAACACCACACGAAAAAGAAATCCACTTTAAAGCAATTGAAGTGGTTCCGGGTACAACAGATCTTGGTTTTACTGAAGTTAAGTTTGTAGATAAAATTGCGTCTGATGCTAAAATTGTGACCAAAGGAGCGTTTTATTTGCTATCGGCATTAAAGGGCGGAGGAGAGCATGAGCATTGA
- a CDS encoding TolC family protein → MKDTRYNLNTNAFANFANLPLRTLRLIGLLLVSTISQAQEKISLEKAIELAKSNNIELKIADKEIERQTVLKKTAFQPEPLQVQYQGGQFNSADFDHNVSIQQFFPVGNITKANRQLQEELIKLAEKRKALSSYEIEKAVTLAYYQYLYGLSIQKLNSELNDIYTKFLKNAELRFQTGESGNIEVISAKAKVKEIETQKAQLEYDLAIYQKQLQFFIETDENVIPDEKTPLQYSVIKEAGNLNPEGLMTDYYQQQISVYQKEANTYKAMRTPKVGLGYFAQTINTESLFQGFTAGLQIPLFGGVNTAKAQASAISISQSQLALDKNKLTLNLQKQELENNFKKQQKALDYYEKEGLQYADQIINTAQKSYANGDMSYWSYISFLNQAIDIKKQYTEATHNYNQSAIEVQFPTIKNN, encoded by the coding sequence ATGAAAGACACAAGATATAATTTAAACACAAACGCCTTTGCGAACTTTGCGAATCTTCCTTTGCGAACTTTGCGGTTAATTGGACTTTTATTGGTTAGCACAATTTCGCAAGCACAAGAAAAAATAAGTCTTGAAAAAGCAATCGAACTTGCCAAATCAAATAACATCGAATTAAAAATTGCTGATAAAGAAATAGAAAGACAAACGGTTCTAAAAAAGACAGCATTTCAGCCCGAACCGCTTCAGGTGCAATACCAAGGCGGACAATTCAATAGCGCCGATTTCGATCATAATGTTTCAATTCAGCAGTTTTTTCCGGTTGGGAATATCACAAAAGCTAATCGACAACTACAAGAAGAATTGATAAAACTGGCGGAAAAACGAAAAGCTTTATCTTCTTACGAAATAGAAAAAGCAGTTACATTGGCTTATTATCAATATTTGTACGGACTTTCGATTCAGAAATTAAACTCGGAATTAAATGACATTTACACCAAATTTCTAAAGAATGCCGAACTTAGATTTCAAACCGGAGAAAGCGGAAATATTGAAGTTATTAGTGCTAAAGCGAAAGTAAAAGAGATTGAAACGCAAAAAGCACAATTAGAATATGATTTGGCGATTTACCAAAAGCAATTACAATTTTTCATTGAAACAGATGAAAATGTTATTCCTGATGAGAAAACACCTTTGCAATATTCGGTTATCAAAGAAGCAGGAAATTTGAATCCCGAAGGTTTAATGACAGATTATTATCAGCAGCAAATTTCGGTATATCAAAAAGAAGCAAATACATATAAAGCAATGCGAACACCTAAAGTTGGTTTGGGATATTTTGCTCAGACGATTAATACCGAATCTTTGTTTCAGGGCTTTACGGCAGGATTGCAAATTCCGTTGTTTGGAGGTGTAAATACTGCAAAGGCACAAGCTTCGGCAATTAGTATTTCGCAATCACAATTGGCTTTAGATAAAAATAAACTAACGCTGAATTTGCAAAAGCAAGAATTGGAAAATAATTTCAAAAAGCAGCAAAAAGCATTAGATTATTATGAGAAAGAAGGTTTGCAATATGCAGATCAGATTATCAATACAGCACAAAAAAGTTATGCAAATGGCGATATGAGTTATTGGTCGTATATCAGTTTTTTAAATCAGGCAATTGATATTAAAAAGCAATATACAGAAGCCACTCATAATTATAATCAAAGCGCTATTGAAGTACAATTCCCAACCATCAAAAACAATTAA